Proteins from one Calditrichota bacterium genomic window:
- a CDS encoding nitrate reductase subunit alpha, which translates to MSWIEDVLSPETRQWEEFYRNRFQHDKVYRSTHGVNCTGGCSWQIHVKEGIVVWETQQVDYPLLEGNLPPYEPRGCQRGISFSWYLYSPLRIKYPLVRGALIDAFRAEKKKTGDAVKAWESLQNNSEKRREYQQARGKGGFRRTTWDEVLEIMAAANIYTAKKHGPDRVIGFSPIPAMSMLSYAAGSRFLQLFGGVNLSFYDWYCDLPNASPEIWGEQTDVCESADWYNSKFIAVMGANLNMTRTPDTHFFAEARHNGTKAVVFAPDFNQVAKYADQWVPLHAGSDGAFWMAVTHVILKEFHHEQKAPYFIDYVKRYTDSPYLVELQEVDGKYRAGQLVRAKRISKYKDVNNGSWKFLNIDEKTGDPVMPKGSMGHRWDKEQGNWNMKYEDGANNQAYDPVLSFLDKNDGIGQVDFTDFALNSKHTRGVPFRYLETDDGKKIAVTTVYDLTMGQYGVNRGLYGDYPKDYTDKDATYTPAWQEIFTGVDAKTVEGFAREWAKTAIATEGKCMIIIGAGINHWYHNNLIYRSGIMALMLCGCVGRNGGGLNHYVGQEKLAPMDSWGTIALAKDWVGGVRVQQAPIWHYINTCQYRYDGKASNYNTVPENDITKRHTADLIYKSVRMGWMPFYPQFNKNTLELSKEAIKNGAQNDDEIKKYVLEKLKSKELSYAAGDPDAEENHPRVWYIWRGNAIMGSMKGHEYLLKHYLGTHSNAIGKDMTDQKPDEVVWHDIAPEGKMDLVVDLNFRMDSSALYSDIVLPAASWYEKADLNSTDLHSFIHPLSAAIAPVWESKSDWDIFKEIAKATSETAKKHLAEPQKDIITAPLSHDSADEVSQPDMKDWYDGECEPVPGQSMHKIAIVERDYTKLYDKFISFGPKVRVNGLGAHGNSYQCEDAYDEMIESPHFVVEEIDGKKYPSLKEANKAANVLLHMSTLTNGILNYRAYENAEKRTGLVLTDLAEGSKDVKITYEELQAQPRRYNTSPLWSGLMNNGRAYSAFTYNVDRLVPWRTLTGRQHFYLDHEMYLAYGEHLPTYKPSPKWEVYGDLRETLKDKDAKVLNCLTPHGKWHIHSTYMENLRMLTLSRGCEPCWLSEKDAEELGIKDNDWVEVFNDHGVYCTRAVVSTRIPVGVCIVYHVPERTVGIPKSPERGMKRAGGHNSFTRIHLKPNLLAGGYGQFSYHFNYWGPTAVNRDTHVVVKKMTKVVF; encoded by the coding sequence ATGAGTTGGATTGAAGATGTACTATCTCCTGAAACCCGTCAATGGGAAGAGTTTTATAGAAACCGTTTCCAGCACGATAAAGTCTACCGCAGTACACATGGTGTTAATTGTACAGGTGGATGTTCATGGCAAATTCATGTAAAAGAAGGTATTGTAGTCTGGGAAACACAACAGGTCGATTATCCTCTTTTGGAGGGTAACCTGCCTCCTTACGAACCACGCGGATGTCAGCGCGGTATTTCTTTTTCATGGTATCTTTACAGTCCACTTAGGATAAAATATCCATTGGTGCGTGGGGCACTGATTGACGCTTTCCGTGCAGAGAAAAAGAAAACGGGCGATGCCGTTAAGGCCTGGGAAAGCCTGCAAAATAATTCGGAAAAAAGACGGGAATATCAGCAAGCCCGGGGAAAGGGTGGTTTCCGCAGAACAACCTGGGACGAGGTCTTGGAAATAATGGCTGCCGCTAATATATACACAGCCAAAAAACATGGCCCGGATAGGGTAATCGGATTCTCTCCAATACCTGCGATGTCGATGTTAAGCTATGCGGCAGGTAGCCGTTTTCTGCAATTATTTGGTGGTGTAAACCTCAGTTTTTATGATTGGTATTGCGATCTGCCAAATGCTTCACCGGAAATATGGGGTGAGCAGACAGATGTTTGTGAAAGTGCCGACTGGTACAATTCTAAATTTATCGCTGTTATGGGTGCAAATTTAAATATGACCCGCACACCGGATACGCACTTTTTTGCAGAGGCACGCCATAATGGAACCAAAGCAGTTGTATTCGCACCGGATTTTAACCAGGTAGCCAAGTATGCGGATCAATGGGTTCCACTTCATGCCGGGAGTGATGGTGCCTTTTGGATGGCCGTTACCCATGTGATCCTTAAAGAATTCCATCATGAACAGAAAGCGCCTTACTTTATTGATTATGTAAAAAGATATACTGATAGCCCTTATTTGGTTGAGCTGCAGGAAGTTGATGGCAAATACAGGGCCGGTCAGCTTGTCCGCGCAAAACGTATTTCGAAATATAAAGATGTCAATAATGGTTCCTGGAAATTCCTGAATATTGATGAGAAGACTGGCGACCCTGTTATGCCCAAAGGAAGTATGGGGCACCGCTGGGATAAAGAGCAGGGTAACTGGAATATGAAATATGAAGATGGCGCCAATAACCAGGCATATGATCCTGTCCTTTCATTTCTTGACAAGAATGACGGTATTGGCCAGGTTGATTTTACAGATTTCGCGCTCAATAGTAAACACACCAGGGGCGTTCCGTTTCGCTATCTTGAAACAGATGATGGTAAAAAAATTGCTGTGACCACAGTTTATGATTTAACAATGGGGCAATATGGTGTAAACCGTGGATTGTATGGTGATTATCCAAAAGATTATACAGATAAAGATGCTACCTATACACCGGCCTGGCAAGAAATTTTTACAGGTGTTGATGCAAAGACAGTAGAAGGCTTTGCCCGTGAATGGGCTAAAACAGCAATCGCTACCGAAGGTAAATGCATGATCATAATCGGTGCCGGTATAAACCACTGGTACCATAACAACCTTATTTACCGTTCCGGGATTATGGCCCTTATGTTATGTGGTTGTGTCGGTAGAAACGGTGGAGGGCTTAATCATTATGTAGGCCAGGAAAAGCTTGCTCCTATGGATTCCTGGGGTACAATTGCTTTGGCCAAAGATTGGGTTGGTGGCGTACGTGTTCAGCAGGCACCAATTTGGCATTATATTAATACATGCCAATATCGTTATGACGGAAAAGCCTCCAACTACAATACTGTGCCAGAAAATGATATAACTAAAAGGCACACAGCTGATTTAATCTATAAATCAGTTCGGATGGGCTGGATGCCATTCTACCCTCAGTTTAATAAAAATACTTTAGAGCTTTCTAAAGAAGCTATTAAAAATGGTGCGCAAAATGATGATGAAATTAAAAAATATGTTCTCGAAAAATTAAAATCCAAAGAGCTTAGTTATGCTGCCGGCGATCCGGATGCTGAAGAGAACCATCCACGGGTTTGGTATATTTGGCGCGGTAATGCAATAATGGGCAGCATGAAAGGGCATGAATATTTGCTAAAACATTACCTGGGAACACATTCCAACGCCATCGGTAAAGATATGACCGACCAGAAACCGGATGAAGTTGTGTGGCACGATATTGCCCCGGAAGGTAAAATGGACCTTGTTGTTGATTTAAACTTCCGGATGGATTCGTCTGCGCTTTACTCGGATATAGTTTTACCCGCAGCTTCCTGGTATGAAAAAGCAGATCTTAACAGCACAGACTTACACTCTTTTATTCACCCACTTTCTGCAGCTATTGCACCGGTTTGGGAGTCTAAAAGCGATTGGGATATTTTTAAAGAGATTGCCAAGGCAACAAGTGAAACAGCGAAAAAGCATTTGGCCGAACCACAAAAAGATATAATCACAGCACCACTTAGCCACGATTCAGCCGATGAAGTTTCCCAACCGGATATGAAAGACTGGTATGATGGGGAATGTGAACCTGTTCCTGGTCAATCGATGCATAAAATCGCCATTGTTGAACGTGATTATACAAAACTTTATGACAAGTTCATTTCTTTTGGTCCAAAAGTTAGGGTAAATGGATTAGGTGCCCACGGTAACAGTTACCAGTGTGAAGATGCTTATGATGAGATGATCGAATCGCCACATTTTGTTGTGGAAGAAATTGACGGTAAAAAATATCCATCTTTAAAGGAAGCAAATAAAGCGGCAAATGTCTTGTTACATATGTCTACCCTTACCAATGGTATCTTAAATTACCGTGCCTATGAAAATGCTGAAAAGCGCACAGGCCTTGTACTTACCGATCTTGCGGAAGGCAGCAAGGATGTAAAAATAACATATGAAGAATTACAGGCACAACCACGCCGTTATAACACTTCCCCGCTTTGGTCTGGCTTAATGAACAACGGCAGGGCTTACTCCGCATTTACTTATAATGTGGACCGCCTGGTGCCATGGCGCACTCTAACGGGCCGTCAACATTTTTACCTGGACCATGAAATGTACCTTGCCTATGGGGAACACTTACCGACATATAAACCATCACCAAAATGGGAAGTTTATGGCGACTTGCGCGAAACATTAAAAGATAAGGATGCTAAAGTTCTCAATTGTTTAACGCCTCATGGCAAGTGGCATATCCATTCTACATATATGGAAAACCTGCGCATGCTTACTCTTTCCCGTGGATGTGAACCATGCTGGTTAAGTGAAAAGGATGCTGAAGAATTAGGTATCAAAGATAATGATTGGGTGGAAGTTTTTAACGATCATGGTGTTTACTGTACACGTGCGGTTGTCAGTACCCGTATACCGGTTGGTGTTTGTATAGTATACCACGTACCGGAAAGGACAGTAGGTATTCCAAAATCTCCTGAGCGCGGAATGAAACGTGCCGGTGGCCATAACAGCTTTACCCGTATCCATTTAAAGCCAAACCTGTTAGCTGGCGGTTATGGACAGTTTTCCTATCACTTTAATTATTGGGGTCCAACTGCTGTTAACCGGGATACTCATGTTGTAGTTAAAAAAATGACAAAAGTGGTTTTTTAA
- a CDS encoding cytochrome c yields MEKYFRFKSLIYVLLGVSFLFGQDTGESLFKRVCVACHTIGQGKLIGPDLADVHNRRSEEWIIKFVQSSQSVIKSGDPVATALFEEYNKIPMPDNPFSVAEVRSIISYIAANSPGGPGEGISPISNTTEEEIIGDSRNGEKLFEGDIRFTNNGPNCIICHHVKNDNVTAGASLAIDLTDVNTRLKEAGVQAILGNPPFPAMSQAYKNNPLTKTEIANLGAFLKQVDEVKDSQKVKRYGFRLLFWGLGGAVFLLFVFGGLWGSRKKKSVNHEIYERQIKSI; encoded by the coding sequence ATGGAAAAATATTTCAGATTTAAGAGTCTTATATATGTATTATTGGGGGTTTCTTTTTTATTTGGACAAGATACTGGCGAGTCTTTATTCAAAAGAGTATGCGTTGCATGTCACACAATTGGCCAGGGAAAATTAATAGGCCCTGACTTAGCAGATGTGCATAACAGACGTTCTGAAGAATGGATTATCAAGTTTGTACAATCGTCACAGAGTGTCATTAAAAGTGGCGACCCGGTTGCTACAGCCTTGTTTGAAGAATATAATAAAATTCCCATGCCCGATAATCCCTTTAGCGTTGCTGAAGTTCGCTCTATAATTTCATATATTGCGGCTAATAGTCCCGGCGGGCCGGGAGAAGGAATTAGTCCTATCTCAAACACTACCGAAGAAGAAATTATTGGGGACAGTCGAAATGGCGAAAAACTTTTCGAAGGGGATATCAGATTTACAAACAATGGCCCAAACTGTATCATTTGTCATCATGTAAAAAATGACAATGTGACTGCGGGTGCCTCTTTAGCCATTGATTTAACAGATGTAAATACCCGTTTAAAAGAAGCCGGAGTCCAGGCTATTCTTGGAAACCCTCCTTTTCCGGCTATGAGCCAGGCCTATAAAAATAATCCCTTAACAAAAACTGAAATTGCTAACCTGGGTGCTTTTCTAAAGCAAGTAGATGAAGTAAAAGATTCACAAAAAGTTAAGAGATATGGCTTTAGATTACTTTTTTGGGGACTTGGCGGAGCCGTATTTTTATTATTTGTTTTTGGTGGTCTTTGGGGAAGCAGAAAGAAAAAAAGCGTTAATCATGAAATTTATGAACGGCAAATTAAATCAATTTAA
- a CDS encoding CPBP family intramembrane metalloprotease, whose translation MKYPSFKTAFWLIFILIISMQIIQVIYSLQVYGWNVDSYPPKYYLHLDLFSIGWYIASVILVGFSFSLQNLSAHIFYNFNFDFLRKYFIQTIKYFGGAALAVLTLSFIFPEPEFYIDENSVIMNVLAVFVTVIMAPVCEELVFRGYLYSAMIPVFKRKKERLVVNAMLFASAHVFFVSFVFGEPVPFYIFILGYLIAKLYEESRSVLPGILLHLLNNGLVVIIDFIKTDLN comes from the coding sequence ATGAAATATCCATCTTTTAAAACTGCATTCTGGTTAATATTTATTTTGATTATTTCAATGCAAATAATTCAGGTTATTTATTCATTACAGGTTTATGGATGGAATGTGGATTCTTATCCACCCAAATACTATTTACATTTAGATCTTTTTTCAATCGGCTGGTATATTGCGTCCGTTATTTTAGTTGGTTTTAGTTTTTCATTGCAAAACTTATCAGCACATATTTTTTATAATTTCAACTTTGATTTCTTAAGAAAATATTTTATCCAAACCATTAAATATTTTGGAGGAGCTGCTTTAGCTGTTTTAACTCTTTCTTTTATTTTCCCTGAACCCGAGTTTTATATTGACGAAAACTCTGTTATAATGAATGTGTTAGCGGTTTTTGTTACTGTAATAATGGCTCCCGTTTGTGAAGAGTTAGTATTTAGAGGCTATCTTTATTCTGCGATGATCCCGGTATTTAAGAGAAAAAAAGAACGTCTTGTTGTAAATGCAATGTTATTTGCCAGCGCCCATGTTTTTTTTGTTAGCTTTGTTTTTGGAGAACCCGTTCCTTTTTACATTTTTATTCTTGGATATTTAATTGCAAAGCTTTATGAAGAATCAAGATCGGTTTTGCCGGGTATACTTTTGCACCTTTTAAACAACGGTCTTGTGGTTATAATTGATTTTATCAAAACTGATCTTAATTAG
- a CDS encoding DUF2752 domain-containing protein: MENISKKLQLPFSAQAKYFKYRGPAIIGLIILFLLPSDGFGLSVCWFKNLSGIPCPACGMTRSMTSFLHFEFLKSIVYHPMGFLTVFYFLSVIITNKTDYFKNLAIKNSVKVPQLFSFKFVAAIFISIWIIRLLINFTTQP; encoded by the coding sequence TTGGAAAACATTTCAAAAAAACTTCAATTACCCTTTTCGGCCCAAGCAAAGTATTTTAAATATCGTGGACCTGCGATAATTGGGTTAATAATACTTTTCCTTTTACCATCCGATGGGTTTGGATTGTCTGTGTGCTGGTTTAAAAACTTATCCGGCATACCTTGCCCTGCTTGTGGGATGACTCGTAGTATGACCTCTTTTCTACATTTCGAATTTTTAAAAAGCATTGTTTACCACCCAATGGGGTTCCTTACAGTTTTCTATTTTTTGTCAGTAATAATTACTAATAAAACAGATTATTTTAAAAACCTGGCTATAAAAAACTCAGTGAAAGTTCCTCAGCTATTTTCCTTTAAATTTGTAGCGGCCATCTTTATCTCAATTTGGATAATTCGTCTATTAATAAACTTTACTACTCAACCTTAG
- a CDS encoding RDD family protein, whose amino-acid sequence MEEQIQKKPEYANILTRFGAILIDGLIMIPFYIPIFVIMPMLEEGVEPPMFALIVFFATILGAIVFGIWNTIVRMGKTGQSLGRKFLNIAVLSGDLQPIGVGSAALREIIGRWISGMVCYIGYLNAFWDKDNQMWHDKMASCFVYYVEENYS is encoded by the coding sequence ATGGAAGAACAGATTCAAAAGAAACCGGAGTATGCAAATATACTCACCCGATTTGGAGCAATACTAATCGACGGTTTAATTATGATTCCGTTTTATATTCCGATTTTTGTAATCATGCCAATGCTGGAGGAAGGTGTTGAACCACCAATGTTTGCACTTATTGTATTTTTTGCAACGATTCTTGGCGCTATTGTTTTCGGAATCTGGAATACAATTGTACGCATGGGAAAAACCGGTCAATCTCTTGGCAGGAAATTTTTAAACATTGCCGTTCTTTCTGGAGATTTACAACCGATTGGCGTTGGAAGTGCGGCTTTGAGGGAAATTATTGGTCGCTGGATTTCAGGAATGGTTTGTTATATTGGCTATCTAAATGCTTTTTGGGACAAAGATAACCAAATGTGGCATGATAAAATGGCAAGCTGTTTCGTTTACTATGTAGAAGAAAACTACTCCTGA
- the rmuC gene encoding DNA recombination protein RmuC produces MPLLEIGLFIFGLIIGVITTALIYSRQQKSVKEFAGELARQSQLEKIQELEKIISQLRESFSALSMDVLSKSTNEFLKLANQKFQDQSRRSEENLQGKKALIDQTLTGMKSELNKVQELVGKIENERKESYGQLSEQLKNSVEQTRHLQDTTNKLNNALSDSQRRGQWGERMAEDVLRMAGLIEGINYRKQKSLENSSSRPDFTFLLPHDLIVNMDVKFPLSNYLSYLETNNDLERNQFKNQFLKDVRQRIKDVVTRDYINPANNTVDYMIVFIPNEQVYAFINEHDQGLLDDALKNKVILSSPVTLYAILAVIRQAVENFNLEQTAAQILDLLSDFNKQWDKFKEKMDSMGRKIEMAQKEFFELNTVRSNQLEKPLQKIDSIRTETNSFLPDTTFE; encoded by the coding sequence ATGCCTTTATTAGAAATAGGCTTGTTTATTTTCGGACTAATTATTGGGGTTATCACAACCGCACTAATTTACTCGCGTCAGCAAAAATCGGTAAAAGAATTTGCAGGTGAATTAGCCCGTCAATCACAACTGGAGAAAATTCAGGAACTTGAAAAAATAATTAGTCAACTGCGTGAATCGTTTTCAGCTTTGTCGATGGACGTGCTAAGCAAATCGACCAATGAGTTTTTAAAACTTGCCAATCAAAAATTCCAGGATCAATCGCGCCGCAGTGAAGAAAATCTGCAAGGTAAAAAGGCATTGATTGACCAAACACTGACAGGAATGAAATCGGAGCTAAACAAAGTTCAGGAGCTTGTTGGTAAAATAGAAAATGAACGAAAAGAAAGTTATGGCCAGCTAAGTGAACAGTTAAAAAACTCCGTTGAGCAAACACGCCATTTGCAGGATACAACCAATAAACTGAATAATGCCCTGAGTGATTCGCAAAGAAGGGGCCAATGGGGCGAACGTATGGCTGAGGATGTGCTGCGGATGGCAGGATTGATTGAGGGGATAAATTATCGTAAACAAAAAAGCCTGGAAAACTCCAGCTCACGTCCGGATTTTACATTTCTACTCCCACATGATCTGATTGTAAATATGGATGTCAAGTTTCCACTTAGCAATTACTTATCTTACCTGGAAACAAATAATGACCTTGAAAGAAATCAATTTAAAAACCAGTTTTTAAAAGATGTGCGGCAAAGGATAAAAGACGTAGTTACCCGTGATTATATAAATCCTGCAAACAACACTGTGGATTATATGATTGTGTTTATCCCCAATGAGCAAGTGTATGCTTTTATAAATGAACATGACCAGGGTCTGTTGGATGATGCATTGAAAAATAAAGTAATCCTCAGCTCACCTGTTACGCTTTATGCAATTCTTGCAGTAATCCGCCAGGCAGTAGAAAACTTTAATCTGGAACAGACGGCTGCTCAAATTCTGGATTTGCTTTCTGATTTCAATAAACAATGGGATAAATTTAAAGAGAAGATGGATAGTATGGGCCGCAAAATAGAAATGGCCCAAAAAGAGTTTTTTGAATTAAATACAGTGCGCAGCAATCAACTTGAAAAGCCCTTACAAAAAATTGACTCTATCCGGACGGAAACAAACTCATTTTTACCGGATACCACGTTTGAATAA
- a CDS encoding sodium ion-translocating decarboxylase subunit beta, whose product MDALINLLSQSGFAHMLWGNWVMFAIAGILIFLAITKEYEPLLLIPIGFGILVANLPLAEMGSNDNGIISLIYKAGIKTELLPPIIFLGVGVLTDFRPLLGRPLTFLLGAAAQVGIFVAAIGAFYLFGFNLKEAAVIGIIGGADGPTSIFLASKLAPHLLGPVALAAYSYMSLVPIIQPPIIRMLTTKKERLIDMPQARPVSKTAILIFPIFTGVVASLAIPSSAPLIGMLMFGNLIRESGVTERLKKTAGGPMIDIVTIFLGLTVGATMDAGRFLTAQTLMILAMGAVAFTVSTMGGVVFAKFINLFLKKGRKINPCIGAAGVSAVPMAARVVQTFVSEETDGRVNPLMAAMGPNVAGVIGSAVAAGVFLSLLF is encoded by the coding sequence ATGGATGCTTTAATTAATCTTTTAAGTCAATCCGGCTTTGCCCATATGCTTTGGGGAAACTGGGTAATGTTTGCGATAGCGGGCATTCTGATATTTTTGGCTATTACCAAAGAGTATGAACCTTTATTGTTGATCCCTATTGGTTTTGGTATACTGGTTGCGAACCTGCCTTTGGCAGAGATGGGTTCAAATGACAATGGAATTATTTCCCTTATTTATAAAGCGGGGATTAAAACAGAACTGCTTCCTCCAATAATCTTTTTAGGTGTTGGTGTGCTTACCGATTTCCGGCCTTTATTGGGCAGGCCTCTAACTTTTTTGTTGGGTGCTGCTGCACAGGTTGGGATTTTTGTTGCTGCTATTGGTGCTTTTTATTTGTTTGGATTTAATCTAAAAGAAGCAGCCGTTATTGGTATTATTGGTGGCGCTGATGGACCTACATCAATATTTCTGGCAAGCAAACTTGCCCCTCATTTATTGGGCCCGGTGGCATTGGCAGCCTATAGTTATATGTCGCTTGTTCCAATTATTCAACCGCCAATTATACGCATGTTAACCACCAAAAAAGAAAGATTGATTGACATGCCACAGGCCAGGCCGGTTTCTAAAACGGCTATATTGATTTTCCCAATATTCACCGGAGTTGTTGCATCATTGGCAATTCCATCAAGCGCCCCGTTAATTGGTATGTTGATGTTTGGTAATTTAATCCGTGAAAGTGGTGTAACCGAACGTCTTAAAAAAACAGCCGGTGGCCCAATGATCGATATTGTTACAATCTTTTTAGGGCTTACTGTTGGGGCGACTATGGATGCCGGACGCTTTTTAACAGCTCAGACACTTATGATTTTGGCAATGGGTGCGGTTGCATTTACGGTTAGTACAATGGGTGGAGTGGTTTTTGCAAAATTTATTAATCTGTTTTTGAAAAAAGGTAGAAAAATAAATCCCTGTATTGGAGCCGCAGGTGTTTCTGCAGTACCAATGGCAGCAAGAGTTGTGCAGACTTTTGTTTCAGAAGAAACCGATGGACGGGTTAATCCGCTTATGGCGGCAATGGGGCCAAATGTTGCAGGTGTGATTGGGTCAGCAGTTGCAGCGGGGGTTTTCCTAAGTTTACTTTTTTAA
- a CDS encoding biotin attachment protein produces MIYTQSGKKINVMFTPFRDGLQSSFGGKVRLNDYLPAMKASVDAGIRHIEFGGGARYQAPYFYLGENPFETMQAMRDAVGPDVELQILTRSVSGVTLTTQSMPGLDLQAKLMHKYGTTYDRNFDYMNDVENLIKTGKPIIDSGMHHQVCIAIMGLPFKSEKVHTADFYIDIGKRLLESGMQIDSICLKDASGTTDPKTIYDTVVGLKKIMPPEMPLWQHTHDTASMAVACYMAGIAGGVDGVDVSIRPMASGTVQPDIRSLDHALKGTGYSLDVDVSKIHGIEDILNEGLKDYNFNPTTTTADARVLGFPMPGGAIGPNVHMMVKAGILSKYSDVLAEFPVVVEAGGAWTSVTPGSQQYWLQAFNNVMYGRWNKIESGYGRAVLGYFGKTPLSPDPKVVEAASKQLELPVFEGDPLEAAANNVKPAQDALKERDLEVNDVNTFLVLAAMVPGKKIEVNEGIRFLTGKGKIDIPLKKKEEAKPVAQPQIAPAAPVPATSPVKTKCVIEENGKSRTFMVTLEPMTKNGNNKPTVVKARKEEPVVDGKPVFSTFAGTVDVVDILVKAGDSVQEGQVVAQIEAMKAKHDIKSQVSGTVEAVFIQIGDEIDSTQPILTIA; encoded by the coding sequence ATGATCTATACCCAATCAGGAAAAAAAATAAATGTAATGTTTACGCCTTTCAGAGATGGCTTACAAAGTTCATTTGGAGGCAAAGTAAGACTAAATGATTATTTACCTGCAATGAAAGCATCCGTTGATGCAGGCATCAGACATATTGAATTTGGTGGTGGAGCAAGATACCAGGCACCTTATTTTTATTTAGGTGAAAATCCGTTTGAAACAATGCAGGCAATGCGTGATGCCGTCGGCCCAGATGTTGAACTTCAAATTTTAACACGGTCGGTTTCCGGCGTAACATTAACGACTCAATCAATGCCGGGTCTTGATTTACAAGCAAAGTTAATGCATAAATATGGCACGACCTATGATCGAAATTTTGATTATATGAATGATGTCGAAAACCTGATTAAAACGGGTAAGCCCATAATCGATTCAGGGATGCATCACCAGGTTTGTATTGCTATTATGGGACTGCCATTTAAATCGGAAAAGGTGCATACGGCAGATTTTTATATTGATATTGGTAAGCGGCTGTTAGAAAGTGGCATGCAAATAGACAGTATTTGCCTTAAAGATGCCAGTGGTACAACGGATCCCAAAACTATTTATGATACGGTTGTTGGTCTTAAGAAAATTATGCCTCCCGAAATGCCCTTGTGGCAACATACACACGACACCGCAAGTATGGCTGTTGCTTGTTATATGGCAGGTATAGCAGGTGGTGTTGATGGAGTTGATGTATCAATCCGGCCAATGGCCAGCGGAACTGTTCAACCAGATATCCGCTCTTTGGACCATGCCTTAAAAGGAACAGGATACTCACTTGATGTAGATGTGTCAAAAATTCATGGGATAGAAGATATTTTAAACGAAGGCTTAAAAGATTATAATTTTAACCCAACAACAACCACAGCTGATGCACGTGTTCTTGGTTTTCCAATGCCTGGAGGCGCAATAGGTCCAAATGTTCACATGATGGTAAAAGCAGGAATTTTAAGCAAATACAGCGATGTGCTTGCCGAGTTTCCTGTTGTTGTTGAAGCAGGTGGTGCCTGGACAAGTGTTACCCCCGGAAGCCAGCAATACTGGTTACAAGCTTTCAATAATGTGATGTATGGACGCTGGAATAAAATTGAATCGGGTTATGGCCGCGCGGTACTCGGCTATTTTGGTAAAACACCTTTATCACCGGATCCGAAGGTTGTTGAAGCAGCATCCAAGCAACTTGAACTACCTGTATTTGAAGGTGATCCGCTCGAAGCAGCCGCAAATAATGTTAAGCCGGCACAGGATGCATTGAAAGAAAGAGACCTTGAAGTAAATGATGTTAACACTTTTCTTGTACTGGCGGCAATGGTCCCCGGCAAGAAAATTGAAGTAAATGAAGGTATCCGGTTTCTGACAGGAAAAGGTAAAATTGATATTCCTTTGAAAAAGAAAGAAGAAGCTAAACCTGTAGCACAACCACAAATTGCCCCAGCCGCTCCGGTACCTGCTACCAGCCCGGTTAAAACAAAATGTGTTATTGAAGAAAATGGCAAATCACGCACTTTTATGGTTACGCTGGAACCAATGACCAAAAATGGGAATAATAAGCCAACTGTGGTTAAAGCTCGAAAAGAAGAACCTGTTGTAGACGGCAAACCTGTTTTTTCAACTTTTGCCGGAACGGTTGATGTTGTTGATATTCTCGTCAAAGCGGGAGACTCTGTTCAGGAAGGGCAGGTTGTAGCACAGATAGAGGCAATGAAAGCTAAGCATGATATTAAATCTCAGGTTTCTGGAACAGTCGAAGCTGTTTTTATTCAAATCGGTGATGAAATTGATTCTACTCAACCGATTTTAACAATTGCATAA